gttatatagctcgtccctcaaactagtgttatatagctcgtccctcaaactagtgttatatagctcgtccctcaaactagtgttataaagctcgtccctcaaactagtgttatatagctcgtccctcaaactagtgttataaaCTAGTGCTATAAAGttcgtccctcaaactagtgttatatagctcttccctcaaactagtgttatatagctcgtccctcaaactagtgttatatagctcgtccctcaaactagtgttataaagctcgtccctcaaactagtgttataaagctcgtccctcaaactagtgtcatatagctcgtccctcaaactagtgtcgtatagctcgtccctcaaactagtgtcgtatagctcgtccctcaaactagtgttatgtagctcgtccctcaaactagtgttatgtagctcgtccctcaaactagtgttatgtagctcgtccctcaaactagtgttatgtagctcgtccctcaaactagtgttatgtagctcgtccctcaaactagtgttatgtagctcgtccctcaaactagtgttatgtagctcgtccctcaaactagtgttatgtagctcgtccctcaaactagtgttatgtagctcgtccctcaaactagtgttatgtagctcgtccctcaaactagtgttatgtagctcgtccctcaaactagtgttataaactagtgttatgtagctcgtccctcaaactagtgttataaactagtgttatgtagctcgtccctcaaactagtgttatatagctcgtccctcaaactagtgttatatagctcgtccctcaaactagtgttatgtagctcgtacctcaaactagtgttatgtagctcgtacctcaaactagtgttatatagctcgtccctcaaactagtgttataaactagtgttatatagctcgtacctcaaactagtgttatctagcttgtccctcaaactagtgttatgtAGATCGTCCTTCAAACTAGTGTCATGTAGatcgtccctcaaactagtgttataaactagtgttatatagctcgtccctcaaactagtgttataaactagtgttatgtagctcgtccctcaaactagtgttataaactagtgttatgtagctcgtccctcaaactagtgttatgtagctcgtccctcaaactagtgttataaactagtgttatgtagctcgtccctcaaactagtgttatatagCTCGTACCTCAAACTAGTGTCATATAGCTCGTCCCTCCAACTAGTGTTATATAACTCatccctcaaactagtgttataaactagtgttatatagctcgtccctcaaactagtgttataaactagtgttatatagctcgtccctcaaactagtgttatatagctcgtccctcaaactagtgttcTATAGCTagtccctcaaactagtgttatatagctcgtccctcaaactagtgttataaactagtgttatatagctagtccctcaaactagtgttatatagctcgtccctcaaactagtgttatatagctagtccctcaaactagtgttatgtagctcatccctcaaactagtgtcgtatagctcgtccctcaaactagtgttatatagctcgtccctcaaactagtgttatatagctcgtccctcaaactagtgttatgtagctcgtacctcaaactagtgttatgtagctcgtacctcaaactagtgttatatagctcgtccctcaaactagtgttataaactagtgttatatagctcgtacctcaaactagtgttatgtagcttgtccctcaaactagtgttatgtagatcgtccctcaaactagtgtcATGTAGatcgtccctcaaactagtgttataaactagtgttatgtagctcgtccctcaaactagtgttataaactagtgttatgtagctcgtccctcaaactagtgttatgtagctcgtccctcaaactagtgttataaaCTAGTGTTATGTAactcgtccctcaaactagtgttatatagCTCGTACCTCAAACTAGTGTCATATAGCTCGTCCCTCCAACTAGTGTTATATAGCTCatccctcaaactagtgttataaactagtgttatatagctcgtccctcaaactagtgttataaactagtgttatatagctcgtccctcaaactagtgttatatagctcgtccctcaaactagtgttcTATAGCTagtccctcaaactagtgttatatagctcgtccctcaaactagtgttatatagctagtccctcaaactagtgttatgtagctcatccctcaaactagtgtcgtatagctcgtccctcaaactagtgttatatagctcgtccctcaaactagtgttatatagctcgtccctcaaactagtgttatatagatcgtccctcaaactagtgttatatagctcgtccctcaaactagtgttataaactagtgttatatagatcgtccctcaaactagtgttatgtagctcgtccctcaaactagtgttatgtagctcttccctcaaactagtgttatgtagctcgtccctcaaactagtgttatatagctcgtccctcaaactagtgttatatagatcgtccctcaaactagtgttatatagctcgtccctcaaactagtgttatatagctcgtccctcaaactagtgttcTATAGCTagtccctcaaactagtgttatatagctcgtccctcaaactagtgttatatagctagtccctcaaactagtgttatgtagctcatccctcaaactagtgtcgtatagctcgtccctcaaactagtgttatatagctcgtccctcaaactagtgttatatagctcgtccctcaaactagtgttatatagatcgtccctcaaactagtgttatatagctcgtccctcaaactagtgttataaactagtgttatatagatcgtccctcaaactagtgttatgtagctcgtccctcaaactagtgttatgtagctcttccctcaaactagtgttatgtagctcgtccctcaaactagtgttatatagctcgtccctcaaactagtgttatatagatcgtccctcaaactagtgttaaCTGCTAGAGGGAAAATTCATCAAATATTCTTCTAAGATATATTTTGAAATGTATTAAGatgctaaaaaatatatatactgaaaGGAAATGGAATATAGGATATATTGTTTGAGAGAGAATTCCCCCCCCCTCAAATGCTATTGGTCACAGACACGtgtatagcagatgttattggtcacagacacgtgtatagcagatgttattggtcacagacacgtgtatagcagatgttattggtcacagacacgtgtatagcagatgttattggtcacagacacgtgtatagcagatgttattggtcacagacacgtgtatagcagatgttattggtcacagacacgtgtatagcagatgttattggtcacagacacgtgtatagcagatgctattggtcacagacacgtgtatagcagatgctattggtcacagacacgtgtatagcagatgctattggtcacagacacgtgtatagcagatgctattggtcacagacacgtgtatagcagatgttattggtcacagacacgtgtatagcagatgctattggtcaCAGACACGTGTATAGCAGATTGGTCACCAAACGTGTATAGCAGATGCTATTGTCACAGACACGTGTAtagcagatgctattggtcacagacacgtgtatagcagatgttattggtcacagacacgtgtatagcagatgttattggtcacagacacgtgtatagcagatgttattggtcacagacacgtgttagcagatgctattggtcacagacacgtgtatagcagatgctattggtcacagacacgtgtatagcagatgttattggtcacagacacgtgtatagcagatgttattggtcacagacacgtgtatagcagatgttattggtcacagacacgtgtatagcagatgctattggtcacagacacgtgtatagcagatgctattggtcaCAGACACGTGTATCATTGTTATTGGTCACCGACACGtgtatagcagatgttattggtcacagacacgtgtatagcagatgttattggtcacagacacgtgtatagcagatgctattggtcacagacacgtgtatagcagatgctattggtcacagacacgtgtatagcagatgttattggtcaccgaCACGTGTAtagcagatgctattggtcacagacacgtgtatagcagatgctattggtcacagacacgtgtatagcagatgttattggtcacagacacgtgtatagcagatgttattggtcacagacacgtgcatagcagatgctattggtcacagacacgtgtatagcagatgttattggtcacagacacgtgtatagcagatgttattggtcacagacacgtgcatagcagatgctattggtcacagacacgtgcatagcagatgttattggtcacagacacgtgcatagcagatgttattggtcacagacacatgTATAGccgatgttattgcgggtgtagcgaaatgcttgtacctCAGACTCCATATTTAACTGGAGTCTGAGGTATGCTGACTTCTCCACACGACAACTGATGTGTTTTGGGGAGGTGAAGTGTTGACTAGCTCCTGACACCTCTACACCTGGTGCTTTAGGGGACACCTCTACACCTGGTGCTTTAGGAGACACCTCTACACCTGGTGCTTTAGGGGACACCTCTACATCTGGTGCTTTAGGAGACACACCTCTACATCTGGTGCTTTAGGAGACACACCTCTACACCTGGTGCTTTAGGGGACACACCTCTACACCTGGTGCTTTAGGGGACACACCTCTACACCTGGTGCTTTAGGGGACACACCTCTACACCTGGTGCTTTAGGGGACACACTTCTACACCTGGTGCTTTAGGGGACACACCTCTACACCTGGTGCTTTAGGGGACACCTCTACACCTGGTGCTTTAGGGGACACCTCTACACCTGGTGCTTTAGGGGACACCTCTACATCTGGTGCTTTAGGAGACACACCTCTACACCTGGTGCTTTAGGGGACACACCTCTACACCTGGTGCTTTAGGGGACACACCTCTACACCTGGTGCTTTAGGGGACACACCTCTACACCTGGTGCTTTAGGGGACACACCTCTACACCTGGTGCTTTAGGGGACACACCTCTACACCTGGTGCTTTAGGGACACACCTCTACACCTGGTGCTTTAGGGGACACACCTCTACACCTGGTGCTTTAGGGGACACACCTCTACACCTGGTGCTTTAGGGGACACACCTCTACACCTGGTGCTTTAGGGGACACACCTCTACACCTGGTGCTTTAGGAGACACACCTCTACATCTGGTGCTTTAGGAGACACACCTCTACATCTGGTGCTTTAGGAGACACACCTCTACACCTGGTGCTTTAGGAGACACCTCTACACCTGGTGCTTTAGGGGACACCTCTACACCTGGTGCTTTAGGGGACACCATATCAAACTGGAGCTAAACAAAATCCCAgtgcatttttttatttaactaggcaagtcagttaagaacaaattcttatttacaatgacagcctaccctgtcCAAACCCGTACGACCCTGGTCCCATGAATTTTAAGTTCCTTCTGGAAAAATGTTTCTTTCAGTCTAATCTAACCTCCGATAATTTCCTCCAGGGCGCGAGGGGAGAAGAAGACGAACGCGCTGCAGTGTGCCCGGTACGTTTACAAGACCGAGGGCATGAGAGGTTTCTACCGGGGTCTGACGGCGTCCTACGCTGGCATCTCCGAGACCGTGATCTGTTTCCTCATCTACGAGACGCTGAAGAAACGCCTGAACGAAGCGCGCTTCACGTCGCCGAACAGCGAGACGGAGAAAGGGGCGTCCGACTTCCTAGGCCTGATGATGGCGGCTGCCTTCGCTAAGGGTTGTGCTTCCTGCATAGCCTACCCACACGGTAAGCATGGGGTTCATGGGTAGTAAAATAAGATGTTAGGAATATTAACTTGTCAAACCACACCTCAACGGACAAAATGCACATTGACGTCGGAGGCCAAGCCTTAGCTGTTAAATGACAACGGCCATCTAGTCTACTGTGGAATAAGCAAACACACATCGTGACTCAAAATTCTATCatgttcgcctaatttcagtttgtgacaaaaacaAGGTGTGTAGTAGAGAATCATTCAAATCAGTTGAAATCTAAACCCCTGTGAAATGTCTTTTGAATAACCCAAACATCCATTTCGAAGCTGTTTTGAATCATGTGTACAAAACCAAATCTGAACTTTAAAAATTAAAAAGTGGCGCTCATAGAATGGCTCTACAgcttataatcaaatcaaatttatttacaaagcccttcttacatcagctgatatctcaaagtgctgtacagaaacccagcctaaaaccccaaacagcaagcaatgcaggtgtagaagcacggtggctaggaaaaactcccctagaaaggccaaaacctaggaagaaacctagagaggaaccaggctatgtggggtggccagtcctcttctggctgtgccgggtggagattataatgaGAATGACAGCTCTATAACTCGCATTTCTATGTCTTATTGGTTGGGTCGCCCAGAAAGCTACAGACTTGACCTTTTTGAGTGAACAGTCTTTTTTTAGATTAAACCCCCAATGTTCCTTCCATCTTTGGGTCAAATAATCTGTAAACTTCATTCAAAATCACCTTCTAACGCGTCTTGTCTCCCTTCGTCAGAGGTGATTCGGACAAGGCTGCGAGAAGAGGGCAGCAAATATCAGTACTTCTTCCAGACAGCCCGGTTGGTGGCAGTGGAGGAGGGCTACACTGCGTTTTACAGAGGACTCATTCCTCAGCTTATCAGACAGATCCCCAACACAGCCATCGTCCTCTCCACCTACGAACTCATTGTCCACCTGATGGGAGACTCCTCGCAATGACAACGTGTTTTGGTCGGGCCCATCGGATGGAAGGGCAACATGATGTAGCTGTACCCCAAGGCACGTTGGCTAAGAAAGAGACTATCGTGCAATTGCAGAAGAAAGGaaacatgttttgttttttgtgaACTGTTGGTTTCTCTTGAGGGAATTTGAAAGCAGGTTTTACTGTTATCCAAAGGACCTGAAACTGATTTttaaggctgcatcccaaatagaAAACTATCCCCTATCCCTatttagggcactacttttgaccagagccttataggctctagtcaaaagtagtgcactctgtaaggaatagggtgccatagtgtgctggtctaaagtagtgcactatatagggaatagggttccatagggctctggaaaaatgttttattttaatgGAAGCATGTTATGTTTATTAAGGTGTTCAGAATAATTCTACGCTCTCAAGAATTGTGGTACTTACGACAGGACAACTCTAGCCCGAGTCCCAGATCGGTTTGTGCTTTTATTACCAACTCCACTGCTGTCATTTTGAGTTGTAAGTTGGCAAGacgacacaaacagatctgggaatcCGGCTAGGACAACTCCATGTCCCGAGAAGAACTTTAGTTTCCGTTTTGAATCATACGAGGTAAAGAGGTCACCGGAATAGGTGGGCCACTGTTAAGTTCAACTCAATTAAATCTTGTATTTGTATTGTTAAATGTTGTTTCTCTGACGGCTTATCCATGTTGAATGTCCAACGGTCCACCACTTTCTTTGGCTACAGGCTATTTCATTACGGGTTATTTCATTACGGGTTATTTCACTACGGGTTATTTCATTACGGGTTATTTCATTACGGGTTATTTCACTACGGGTTATTTCATTACGGGTTATTTCACTACGGGTTATTTCATTACGGGTTATTTCATTACGGGTTATTTCATTACGGGTTATTTCACTACGGGTTATTTCATTACGGGTTATTTCATTACGGGTTATTTCACTACGGGTTATTTCACTACGGGTTATTTCACTACGGGTTATTTCATTACAGGCTATTTCATTAAAGGTTATTTCATTACAGGGTATTTCACTACGGGTTATTTCACTACGGGTTATTTCATTACAGGCTATTTCATTACAGGCTATTTCATTAAAGGTTATTTCATTACAGGGTATTTCACTACGGGTTATTTCACTACGGGTTATTTCACTACAGGTTATTTCATTACAGGTTATTTCATTTCACACTAATGATGGGAAAGAAGGTGGAGGCATAGCTAGAGTTGTTATTTTCCAGGCAAAAGCACACACACTCATGATAGTTTATTTATTCACTACCACACGGTGAAGTTTTGATTAGAATTATCGCTGAGTAACGCATCATATTTAACATGACGAATACAGATTAATCTGTAATATTGTGTTTGTTAAAGAACATGGTCATCTTTTACAATATAACGACAACGTGAATGCTTATTTGACCAGTGGCTCAATAAAATTGCATCAATAAGTGGTTTGGTTCATTTGTTTTTGAATGGTGTCatactacagtaacctggttggAAAATATAGACTTGTGGTGTTCTGGATTTCACTTGGTGGTCTACAGTAAAAGATGGACTGGATTTTTTTGGTGTTATGGATTTCACTTGGTGGTCTACAGTAAATAATGGACTGGATTTTTTTGGTGTTATGGATTTCACTTGGTGGTCTACAGTAAAAGATGGACTGGATTTTTTTGGTGTTATGGATTTCACTTGGTGGTCTACAGTAAAAGATGGACTGGATTTTTTTGGTGTTATGGATTTCACTTGGTGGTCTACAGTAAAATATGGACTGGATTGTTTTGATGTTATGGATTTCACTTGGTGGTCTACAGTAAAAGATGGACTGGATTTTTTTGATGTTATGGATTTCACTTGGTGGTCTACAGTAAAAGATGGACTGGATTGTTTTGATGTTATGGATTTCACTTGGTGGTCTACAGTAAAAGATGGACTGGATTTTTTTGTGTTATGGATTTCACTTGGTGGTCTACAGTAAAAGATGCTGAATGTCAACTGGATATTCTCACTTCACAACTCCGTACCAAACTACACTTTACATAGTGGTTCAATCAAAAGTGAAAACCCTATGCAAAGACTGAGAAGGGGATATATATATGCCCAACTCTTATCAAATGTAGTTATCAAATCTGATTTACTAGAACATCCTCATAACAAGTTGCATCAACTTTGTTTGGAATGGACCGTGGACACTAGAATACTGTGAACACTAGAATACTGTGAACACTAGAATACCGTGGACACTAGAATACCGTGAACACTAGAATACCGTGGACACTAGAATACCGTGGACACTAGAATTACCGTGGACACTAGAATACCGTGGACACTAGAATACCGTGAACACTAGAATCCCGAGAACACTAGAATCCCGAGAACACTAGAATACCGTGAACACTAGAATCCCGAGAACACTAGAATCCCGTGGACACTAGAATACCGTGAACACTAGAATACCGTGGACACTAGAATACCGTGGATACTAGAATACCGTGGACACTAGAATACCGTGGACACTAGAATACCGTGGACACTAGAATACCGTGGACACTAGAATACCGTGGACACTAGAATACCGTGGGCATTAAAATACCGTGGACACTAGAATACTGTGGACACTGTAAAATACTGTGGACATTAGAATACTGTGGACATTAGAATACTGTGGGAGCGGCCTCCCGTCACCACAGACCCAGGTTTGATCCcagtctgtatcacaaccggccgtgaccgggagtcgcacaattggcccagcgtcgtctgggtttaggggagggtttggccgggtggcctTTACTTtgctcattgcgctctagcgggccgggccgggcacctgcaggATGACCTCAGtcatcagttgaacggtgttttctctgacacattggtgcggctggcttcctggttaagCGGGCTGGTGATTAAAAAGCgcagtttggcgggtcatgtttcgcctctcccgagcccgttggggagttgaaGCGATGAGACGATCGctattggatatcacgaaaaggggggaaaatacaacaacaaaaatatatatatatacggtggACACTAGAATACTCTAGACACGGTAAAATACTGTGGACACGGTAAAATACTGTGGACACGGTAAAATACTGTGGACACTGTAGAATACTGTGGACACGGTAAAATACTGTGGACACTGTAGAATACTGTGGACACGGTAGAATACTGTGGACACGGTAAAATACTGTGGACACTGTAGAATACTGTGGACACGGTAGAATACTGTGGACACGGTAAAATACTGTGGACACGGTAAAATACTGTGGACACTGTAGAATACTGTGGACACGGTAAAATACTGTGGACACGGTAAAATACTGTGGACACGGTAAAATACTGTGGACACGGTAAAATACTGTGGACGGTAAAATACTGTGGACACTAAAATACTCTAGACACGGTAAAATACTGTGGACACGGTAAAATACTGTGGACACGGTAAAATACTGTGGACACGGTAAAATACTGTGGACACGGTAAAATACTGTGGACACGGTAAAATACTGTGGACACTAAAATACTCTAGACACGGTAAAATACTGTGGACACTGTAGAATACTCTAGACACGGTAAAATACTGTGGACACTGTAGAATACTGTGGACACTGTAGAATACTGTGGACACTGTAGAATACTGTGGACACTAATACTGTGGACACTAAAATACTGTGGACACTGTAGAATACTGTGGACACTGAAGAATACTGTGGACACTAAAATACTGTGGACACTGTAATACTGTGGACACTGTAGAATACTGTGGACACTGTAGAATACTGTGGACACTAAAATACTGTGGACACTGTAGAATACTGTGGACACTGTAGAATACTGTGGACACTAAAATACTCTAGACACGGTAAAATACTGTGGACACTGTAGAATACTGTGGACACTGTAGAATACTGTGGACACTAAAATACTCTAGACACGGTAAAATACTGTGGACACTAATACTGTGGACACTGTAGAATACTGTGGACACTAAAATACTCTAGACACGGTAAAATACTGTGGACACTAGAATACTGTGGACACTGTAGAATACTGTGGACACTAAAATACTCTAGACACGGTAAAATACTGTGGACACTAGAATACTGTGGACACTGTAGAATACTGTGGAGACTAAAATACTCTAGACACGGTAAAATACTGTGGACACTGTAGAATACTGTGGACACTGTAGAATACTGTGGACACTAAAATACTCTAGACACGGTAAAATACTGTGGACACTGTAGAATACTCTAGACACGGTAAAATACTGTGGACACTGTAGAATACTGTGGACACTGTAGAATACTGTGGACACTGTAGAATACTGTGGACACTAATACTGTGGACACTAAAATACTGTGGACACTGTAGAATACTGTGGACACTGTAGAATACTGTGGACACTAATACTGTGGACACTAAAATACTGTGGACACTGTAGAATACTGTGGACACTGTAGAATACTGTGGACACTAATACTGTGGACACTAAAATACTGTGGACACTGTAGAATACTGTGGACACTGTAGAATACTGTGGACACTAAAATACTCTAGACACGGTAAAATACTGTGGACACTGTAGAATACTGTGGACACTGTAGAATACTGTGGACACTAAAATACTCTAGACACGGTAAAATACTGTGG
The sequence above is a segment of the Oncorhynchus nerka isolate Pitt River linkage group LG20, Oner_Uvic_2.0, whole genome shotgun sequence genome. Coding sequences within it:
- the LOC115126763 gene encoding solute carrier family 25 member 33, translating into MAQNNNTLLHLFAGGCSGTVGAIVTCPLEVLKTRLQSSGITLRPMFQVQLGTLNGTGVIRPGSGTITPPGLLQVLRSILEKEGPRSLFRGLGPNLVGVAPSRAIYFAAYKKSKETFNGVFVPNSGVVHMSSAGFAAFVTNSLMNPVWMVKTRMQLEKKARGEKKTNALQCARYVYKTEGMRGFYRGLTASYAGISETVICFLIYETLKKRLNEARFTSPNSETEKGASDFLGLMMAAAFAKGCASCIAYPHEVIRTRLREEGSKYQYFFQTARLVAVEEGYTAFYRGLIPQLIRQIPNTAIVLSTYELIVHLMGDSSQ